Within Pseudomonas tructae, the genomic segment GTTCACCGCGACGATGTCGAACTTGATCGGCGCCACTTTCTGCAGGTGCAGCAGAACATCGAGCATGGTGTAGCTGTCTTTGCCGCCGGACAGGCAGACCATGACCTTGTCACCGTCTTCGATCATGTTGAAGTCGGTGATGGCTTCGCCGGCGAGACGACGCAGGCGTTTTTGCAGTTTGTTCTGGTTGACCGAAAGGGTGCCCATAGCGCTTGAAATCCGCGAGGTGTGACAAAAGCCGAGCATTTTACCCTTAAACCGCCAGCGGGCGTAGGCCAATCCGATAAAGACTGCATTGTGATTAAGCACGGCCCTGACAGCGCGATTTGCTCTAAAAAGCCGGCTTTATGCGGCGAACGCCTTCCTATACTGCGACATAAGGCCACACAAAGGTGACCTCCAACCTCTGGCCCAGACTTGGGGCCGCAAGCGCTCCGCTGGGGGGCGATGGCAACAACGACAGGAGTGACCGGCATGATCCATCACGTTGTTGGGCTGTTTACCCATCCCGATCAGGAATGGAAAGAAATACGCGGTGAAGAAGAAAGCATCAGCCACATGTACCTGACCCACACTCTGATTCTCGCCGCGATCCCGGCGGTTTCGGCGTTCATCGGCACCACCCAGGTCGGCTGGGTCATCGGCGATCGCGCTCCGGTCATGCTGACCCAGGAAAGCGCGCTATGGATGACCATCATGTCCTACCTGGCCATGCTCGGCGGCGTGGCGGTCATGGGCGCATTCATCCACTGGATGGCCCGCACCTACGACGCCAACCCGAGCCTGGCACGCTGCATTGCCTTTGCCACCTATACCGCAACACCGCTGTTCGTGGGCGGCCTGGCGGCCCTGTACCCGCACCTGTGGCTGGGCATGATCATCGGTACGGCAGCAGTGTGCTACACGGTGTACCTGCTGTATGTCGGCTTGCCGACCTTTATGAACATTCCGTCCGATGAGGGGTTCCTGTTCTCAAGTTCAGTACTGGCGGTAGGGCTGGTGGTGCTGGTCGCCATCATGGCCTTCACCGTAATTGTTTGGGGACTGGGCGTGGGGCCCGTCTACACCAGCTAGCGCAACCTATTAGAATCGTCTGCAACATAGGTGCAACACCTTCAGGCCGCCGCAAGGCGGCCTGATGCTGTGCGCTGACAGGTGGCTCGGCAGCCGCGCCGCGCTTGCGGCATAATTGTCGACCAGGAGTGTTCCCCGATATGCCCGAACTGCTCAAATCCCGCGTCGAAACCTGTTACCAGCAAGCCGAAAGCTTTTTCAAACGCCCCTTCCCGCGCCCTGAAGTCAGCTTCAAGCTGCGCGGACAGAAGGCCGGCGTTGCACACCTGCATGAGAACCTGCTGCGCTTCAACCTGCAGCTGTACCGCGAAAACAGCGAAGACTTCCTCAAGCAGACCGTGCCCCACGAGGTGGCCCACCTGGTTGCCCATCAGCTGTTCGGCGAGCGCATCCAGCCCCATGGCGAGGAATGGCAGCTGATCATGCGCGGGGTCTATGAACTGCCGCCGCACCGCTGCCACAACTACGCGGTCAAGCGCCGCACGGTAACCCGCTATATCTACCGCTGCCCCTGCGCCGGCAGCGACTTCCCGTTCTCGGCCCAACGCCACAGCCTGGTGCGCCAGGGGCGGCGCTACCTGTGCCGGCGGTGTCGCAATACCCTGGTGTATAGCGGCGAGACCCGGGTGGAATAAAAGCATCGCGGACCTGCAGGAGCGGGCTTGCCCCGCGATGAGACCTGCGCAGACACAAAAAAGCCCATCCGAAGATGGGCTTTTTACATTACCGAATGCCTTAGCGCGCCGGACCTTCAGCCACGCCCAGATCATCCATCGGACGGGTGTCGACCAGTGGCGAACCACCGGAAGCCAGTTCGGAATGCAGCTTGTCTTCGTCCAGCTCCTTGACCCACTTGGCCACGACCACGGTGGCTACGGCATTGCCGATCAGGTTGGTCAGGGCACGGGCTTCGGACATGAAGCGGTCAATACCGAGGATCAGCGCAAGGCCGGCAACCGGCAGGTGGCCAACAGCCGACAGGGTCGCGGCGAGGACGATGAAACCACTGCCGGTAACGCCTGCAGCCCCCTTGGACGCCACCAGCAGTACCAGCAGCAGGGTGATCTGGTGGGTGATGTCCATGGTGGTGTCGGTCGCCTGGGCGATGAACACAGCGGCCATGGTCAGGTAGATCGAGGTACCGTCGAGGTTGAACGAGTAGCCGGTCGGGATCACCAGGCCTACCACGGATTTTTTCGCCCCCAGACGCTCCATCTTGGTCAGCATGCGTGGCAGTGCCGACTCCGAGGAGGAAGTACCCAGCACGATCATCAGTTCTTCACGGATATAGCGGATCAGCTTGAGGACGCTGAAACCGTGGGCGCGGGCGATACCGCCAAGTACCACCAGGATGAACAGCACGCAGGTAACGTAGAAGCAGATCATCAACTGGCCCAACTGCACCAGCGAGCCGACGCCGTACTGGCCGATGGTGAAGGCCATGGCACCGAAGGCACCGACCGGCGCCAGCTTCATGATCATGTTGATGATGTTGAACATGACATGGGCGAAGCGGTCGATCAGGTCCAGCAGCGGCTTGCCGTAGGCACCCAGGCGATGCAGGGCGAAGCCGAAGATCACCGAGAACATCAGCACTTGCAGGATGTCGCCGTTGGCAAAGGCACCGACTACGGTGTTAGGGATGATGTTGAGCAGGAAGCCGACGGTGGTCTGCTGCGCGCCGGCGGCAGCATAGGCGGCCACGCTGCTGGCGTTCAGGGTGCTGACATCGATGTGCATGCCGGCGCCAGGTTTGACCACGTTGACCACGACCAGGCCGATGATCAGGGCGATAGTCGAGACGATTTCAAAGTAGAGCAGCGCGTAGCCACCGGTCTTGCCGACCGATTTCATATTCTGCATGCCAGCGATGCCGCTGACCACGGTGCAGAAGATGATCGGAGCGATGACCATCTTGATCAGTTTGACGAACCCGTCACCCAGTGGCTTCAAGGCCACGCCGGTTTCAGGGTAGTAATGGCCCAGCAGGATACCGATGGTAATCGCTACTAACACCTGGATATACAGCGATTTGTACAGTGGCTGACGCGTCGTCATGGCTAATTCCTCAAGGGTACCGGCTCATCCTTCCCAGGATGCGCAGTACCTAAAGCGCGAACCCTCCTGCACTGGAGGGATTTGTTGTGTCGAGCTGCCTGGCAGAACTCTGCTGAGTCCATAGCAAGGCCGATGCCAAAATGCGCTTTTAAGGTGCAAGCCCCGGCTTTACGGGGCTGCGCCGCACAACGAGGTTGCAGGCTGAGGGGACGAGGTTGGCGGATTTCCGCACGCCCCGGAAAAGAATCCGACAATGATGGCGGTAATCCGCCTAGGTATTTCGCTCCACCTCGAAGCGAATGCGAAAGGCCGCGCCGCCCAATGGCGAATCGTCCAGGGTCAGGCTGGCGTCATAGCTTTCGATGATGTCCTTGACCACCGCAAGACCAATGCCCTGCCCCGGGTTTTGCCGGTCCAGACGCTCGCCGCGCTGGAGGATGCGCTCCCGCTGGTCGGGCGGCACGCCAGGGCCGTCGTCCTCGATACTCAGCACCACCTGGGTTTCACTGGCTTGCAAGCTGACACGTACCTGGCTCAGGCACAGGCGATAAGCGTTTTCCAGCAAGTTGCCGAGCAACTCGAGCAAGGCACCCTGCTCCATCGGCACCAGCGCCTGCTCCGGTACATCCACGCTGATGTGCACATGCTTGTCGCGATAGACCTTGGCCAGGGTGCTGCACAAGCTGTCGAGCAATGGCCGCAACTGCACCTGGTGGCGTACCAGCCCGCTCTTGCGCAGGCTGGCGCGCTGCAGCTGGTAGTCGATCTGCTGGCTCATGCGCTCGATCTGGCTTTGCAACACTCGCGCCTGCTCACGGTCTTCGCGGCGCTGAGCCATGCTTTCACTGACGCCCTGGAGCACGGTCAACGGGGTTTTGAGACTATGGGCCAGGTCACCCAGGGAGTCACGGTAGCGCCGGCGCTGCTCACGCTCGCTGCGTAGCAGGCGGTTGAGCGAGTCAGTCAGGCGCAGCAGTTCACGCGGGTGTTCGCCGCTCAGGCCCTCGCGGGCGCCGGACTCGACATCGTCCAGCTCGCGGCTCATTTGCCGCAGCGAACGCAGGCCCCAGGTCAAACCGGCCCAGAGCAGCACCAGCAGCGCCAGCAACGCCGCGCCAAAACCCAGGTAGAGTTTTTCACGCAGGCCATCGAGGGTGTGCTGGTACTCACGCAGCGGCTGCAGAGCGACGATACTGAAGGCTGCGCTCTTGCCGCCGAGCAGCTTGACCTCGACGTCGTAAACGAAGAACTCCTCACCATCATCCTGGCGAATGCGCGCGAACTCGTTGCCGCGTCCGTCATAGCGCGGGGTGTAGTTGATGTTCTCGTCTGCCGTGGCCCGTGAGCGCCACACCAGGTTGCCCTGGCGGTCGTAGATGTAGCCGAGCAGACGGCTGTCGGGCAGGTTGAATTTCTCGTCGGGCAACAGCACCGGCATCTGCAGGTTGCCGTCCTCGATGCGCGCGGCGGAAATCAGCGTGGTGATATCCGAAGCCAGGCGCTGTTCGATCGACTCCTGCAAGGCCAGGCTGAAGGCTTTTTGCAAGGCAGGCAGCAAACCGAGCATGAACAGCAGCGCCAGCACGGCAGCCGCCAGCATCAAGCGCAGGCGTAACGAACGAATCATCGGCAACGCTCGGTAAACAGGTAACCCAGACCACGCACGGTATCGATCGGTTTGAAACCGTTGTTGCCCTCAAGCTTGCGCCGCAGGCGACCGACCAGCACCTCGATGACATTCGGATCGCGCTCGTCATCGTCCGGGTACAGTTGTTCCATCAGCCGGTCCTTGGCCACCACCTGCTGATGATGACGCATCAGGTACTCGAGAATGCGGTACTCATACGCCGTAAGCGCCACCGGCTGCTCGTCGAGGCTGGCCTGCTTGCGATTGAGGTCGAGCACCAGGGGACCTGCGGCGATGGTCGACTGGGTAAAGCCGCTGGAGCGTCGTAGCAAGGCGTTGAGGCGGGCTTCGAGTTCCTCGAACTGGAAGGGTTTGACCACATAATCGTCAGCGCCTGCGGCCAGGCCTTCGACCTTGTCCTGCCAGTTGCCACGGGCGGTCAGGATCAGGATCGGGAAGCTCTTGCCCTGACCGCGCAACTGGCGGATCAGGTCCAGCCCGCTCATGCCCGGCAAGCCCAGGTCGATCACTGCAAGGTCATGGTTGAACTGCTCAGCCTGGTACAGGGCCTCCTCGGCATCCGCCACCGCTTCGACCACATGCCCGCTCTCCGTCAAGCGGCTGAACAAGTGATGACGCAAGAGTGCCTCATCCTCGACCACCAGCAGTTTCATACGCTCCTCCAGACCCGCACTGGCCCTCATTGGATTGGCCAGTCAATGTTGTCGACCGATTGAGAATAACAGCGAACCGGTCGTGCGCATGCAGACCGGTTCGGACATCGCCAGGCGGCTTAGAATGCGTAGTTGGCCGACAGGTAAGTCTGGGCGCTGCTGTTCAGGCGCAGGCTGCCGACTTTCGGGCCATCATGCTCGGACAACTCTGTGCTGGCGTTGCTGCGCAGGTAACGGTAGCCCAGTTCCACCGAGGCATTGTCGCTGACTTGTTGCAGCACGCCGGCCTGCAGGCCGATGGCGTAGCCGGTGTCGGTGTCGCGGCTGTAGCCGGAGGACTCCATGCTCATCTTGGTCAGGCCGGCGCTGGCGCCACCGAACAGCTTGGTGGTGCTGCCCATCGGATAGAACATATCGTAGCTGCCCAGCAGGTTTTCCTGACGCACTTTCAGGCCGCTGTGGTCGTTGGAGACGTTGTCGTAGGTAAGGTAGTAGCGGCCCTGGTCGTTCATCTGGCCGACTCGGATGCCGTAGGTGCTGTCCTTGCGGATGATGCCATCGGTGTTCAGGTGGTCGGTGTTGCTGCTGAGCATGCCGGACTTTTTAATCTTGTCGCTGGTCTGGCCATACGTGACACCGGCAAACGTGGTGTCAGCGGCCTGAGCTGCGGCGCTGGCGCCAAGAAAAGCAACGGTGAGCAGCAGAGTGTTGAGCTTTTTCATGGTGTGGTACTCCAGGTGATGCACTGTGTTGGTGTGGAAGCTAGAGTACGCACGCCGTCCTGAACCGCTGCTGAACCCTTCCTGAACCTCGGCTGAACAGTTGCACCGAATGCCAATCTGCTCGCACACAGGGGTGCCGACCATGCATTGTCTGCCGCTCTGGCCCTGATCGGCGCCGCCAACCTGACCCAGGCTGCGGTGCAAACCCGTGCCCCCCCCTACCAGGATGCCGATGGCAAGCGCCCGGGATCTGGCAGAGCAGGTAGAAAACTCAAGGAGGAAATGGACAAGGCCGAGGCGACTTATGAGTTCGTCAGCATTGCGGGAGCCAAGCATGGCTTTACCAACCCGGATGCCGACCGGCTGAGCCATGGCGAGCATGGTGGGCCGGATAGTGGCTACAACAAGTCGGCCGATAAGGGCTCGTGGCAGACCTGCAAGCGTTCTTCACGAGGATTTTCAAGCCGCAACGTTGAGATCTGTTTCAGCGGTGCCGACGACGGACGGCGCAGCGGCCCCACGGCACTATGGCGACAATGAATCGACTGCCCACCTGCTTTGACGCTATTGCGTACAAATGCCCTTGAGCAGTCATGTCGCGCCGAACCTCAAGCTCATGGCCGGCAAATTCGACGCGCGTTGACCCGCTTAAAATGCGTAGTTGACCGCCAGATAGCCCTGGGCACTGCCGTTGAGCTGAATCGACCCCAATTTCGTGCCATATTCAACCACTTCCGGGCTGGCATTGCTGCGCAAGTAACGATACCCCAGCTCCATTGACATGTTTGTCGACACGTGCTGCAGCACACCTACCTGAGCACCGATGGCATAGCCAGTGTCGGAGTCGCGACTGTAACCGGGAGAGCGTTGAGTAAACTTCGTCACGCCCATGGTGACACCGCCGAACAACTGCGTGCTGGGGGTGACCGGCAGAAACGCATCGTAGCTGCCGAGTAAATTTTGCTGGCTCAGTTTAAGGCCATCGCGCCTGCCAGAAGTCTGCTCGTAGGTGGCGTAGTAGCGCGCCACCTCATTCTGCTGGCCAATACGCAGCCCCCAGGTACCTCCCCCATCGTTGACACTGCTGGCTTGAGCATTGTGCAAATTTGATTTGAGCTGACTGGATTTCTCGATGTTAATGCCGGTCTTGCCGTAAGCAAGGCCAACGAAGGTGCTATCGGAGGCCTGTGCAAGGCTACTGACACCGCATACAGACATTGCAATGAGCAGCTTATTGAATCCATTCATGATGTTATCTCCGCGCCTGGCGCTGTGGTTGGGTGCGGAGTCAAGGTTATGCAGGGAGCCCTGAACCAGAACTGAACCGCTGCTTAACCCAGGCTGAACAAAACGATTTCGTGAAAGGTCGCCCCTCATCTACAACGCCGTCTCCGGTTATCTTCACTGGCAAGCCCACAACACCCACGGCACAATAGCGGCCATGAATCGACTGCCCACCTGCTGCGCCCCGCTGCTGCACGATTGGCCCCTGCCCCGCCCGGTCCCCGGTGCGGTACTGGTCAGTTGCCCGTTCGACCCCGCCCTGCTGGCCAGCGATGACTTTGCCCGCGCCGGTATCGAGCAGACCACCAGCCTGCAACGCTCGGTGGCGAAGCGTCAGGCCGAATACCTGGCCGGCCGGGTGTGCGCTCGTGCGGCCTTGATGCGCCTCGATGGCCGCGACTATGTCCCGGGTACCGATGAAGACCGCGCGCCCATCTGGCCGGCCGGTATCTGTGGCTCGATCACCCATGGCAAAGGCTGGGCCGCTGCGGTGGTGGCGCGCAGCAGCGATTGCCTGGGCCTGGGCCTGGATCAGGAAAGCCTGCTCAGCGACGAGCGCGCCGAGCGCCTGACCCGGGAGATTCTCACCGAAGCCGAAATCCAGCGCATGGACCCCAGCCAACTGGGCCTGACCGTGACCCTGACCTTCTCGCTCAAGGAAAGCCTGTTCAAGGCCCTCTACCCCATCGTTAAGCAGCGCTTTTATTTCGAGCACGCCGAAGTACTGGAGTGGTCTGCCGAGGGTCATGCACGCTTGCGCCTGCTGACCGATCTGTCAGCGCAGTGGCACCACGGTCGCGAACTTGAGGGGCAGTTCTGCCTGCAGGATGATCAACTGTTGAGCCTGGTCAGCGTCTGAGCATCAAGGTAGTAGCGGGCAATGCTCGCAATGCCCGACCCAGTCGACCTTGTAGCTCAAGCAGCAGGTACGGCGCCGGCGCCGGCCTGCAGCATCCTGGCTGACGGCGGCATATAGAGGGCTGCCTGGCGTTTCCAAAAGTGCCTGGAACCCTACATGGCCCGCACCGCCGTGCAGGGCCTGATCCAGGCAATCGCCGGCATTGCCCCACAGCACCGCCTCTGGCACCGGCCCCAACTGCGCCAGGCGCGCAACCATGGGCTGCAGGTGTTCCGCCAGCTGCGCCTGCAGGCCCTGGCACGGCGCCCCCTCAGCATCCAGCGCAAGCGGCAAGCCGCGCCCATCCAGCCTCACCGTGGTATGGCTGAACGCCGACAAGGGTGCACCGCCAGCCAACATCCGCCACACCAACGCGAAGTAGTATTTGGACCACTGCGAGACCAGCACCGGCCGCTGCGCCGGCATCAATACCGGGCCATACAGTGCCAGCAGCAGTGCATCAAAGCGGGCTTCATCGAGCAACGCCGGCAGGGCAATCGGTGTGGTCATGGGCCGTCCTGGTTGCGCGGCCAGTTCAGGCTGAAACAGGCGCCGCCCAGGCGCTCACTGTGCCCCACCGAGGCCCGGCCACCATGCCAATAGATGATCCGCCGCACGATCGACAAACCCAGGCCGTGTCCGCCCGACGCGCGAGCGCGGCTGTCATCGAGCCGGGTAAAGGGGGTGAAAATACGCTCCCAGACGCTTTCCGGCACACCCGGACCATCGTCCTCGACATCGATCCGGCAACGCTGCACGCCCAACTGATAGCTGAGGCTGACCTGTGACTCGGCGTGGCGCATGGCGTTGCTGACCAGGTTCTGCAGCGCCCGATGCAGGTAGCGCGGCTCGGCCTCGACCCACGGCCCCTGCCCGTCCGGTCCTTTTTCGCCACCCTGGCAGGGGCCGCGCAGCACCTGCACCTCACGCCGCAACGGTGCCAGCTCGGCGATCACCTGGTCGAGCAGGGCATCCAGGTCGACCCGCTGGAAATGCAAGGCCGGTGCGCCTTGTTCGAGGCGGGCGTAGGTCAGCATTTCATCGACCAGCTTGTCCAGGTCCTGGATATCGCCGTCCATGCCGGTCAGGTACTTGTCCCGGGCCTGATCGGTACTGGCACTGGCGATCATCTCCAGACCAAAGCGCAGGCGCGCCACTGGCGTGCGCAACTCATGGGACACCGCCCGCACCAGTTCGCGCTGGATGGTCAGTGAACGCTGCAGGTGCTCGGCCATGCCGTTGAACGCCGCCGCCAGACGCCCGACCGAATCGGCGTCATCGGCGGCGACGCGGGTGTCCAGGCTGCCCTGGGCAATCAGGGTCGCGGCGGCTTCAAGCCCAGACAGACGCCGCTCCAACTGGCGCACCAGCAGGTAGACGATCAGGCCGATCAGGCACAGACCCAACGCGGCAATCAATACCAGCAGGTGCGGCGGATAAGGGTTCATCTGGTACAGCGGGCCGATTTCCAGCACCCAGGGTGTACCCACCAGGCCGGCAAACACGCGGATCGAATCGCCGTCCTTGCCCAGCGCCATCACGGTGTCGCCTTCATCGATGCGCCGGCGCTGGTCCTCATCCATGTCGGTCTGGTTGACCCGCTGCAAGCGCAGGTCGAAGCCAAAGCCTTTGCTTTGCTTGAGTGCAGCCAGGCGCTGGGGCTGCTCGGCGACCGGGTAGCGCACCAGCTCATCGGCCAGCAGGTAAATGGTGGCGCGGGCCAGTTGCTCACTGATCTGCTGCACCTCGCCAACCAGCAGCAGATCCTGGTCAGCCACCTGGCGCAGCACTCTGGCGGCGTGCGGGCCGGTCTTTTCCACCAGCACCTGGCCGCGTTGCAACTGGCTGCGCTGGCCGCCGTCGAGGGCGGTGCTGCTCAGCGCCTGCAACTCCAGTGGAATGCCGAGCAGGCGCTCCCAGATCAACAGGGTGCGCTGGCGTTCGACGCCGTCAAGCGTCGCCAGGTTGTCGGCCATCAGGGTAAAGGTGCCATGGGCCAAGCGCTCGCGGTACTGGCCGGCGCGCACCTCGTTGAGCAGGTGCAGGCTGAGCACGCCAAGCACCGCCACCAGCACCAGGGCGGCGAGCATACCGCCATAGATGCGCAGGAAGATCGAGTTCATTGCGCCTGGCCCATGGCTTCGGCCGCTTCACGGACGAACAGGTAGCCCTTGCTGCGGATAGTCTTGATCATCCGCGGGTGCTCGGGGTCGTCACCGATTTTCGGGCGGATACGCGAAATGCGCACATCAATGGAGCGATCCTGGCCGTCATAGCCGACACCGCGCAGGGAGGTGAAGATCTCCTCGCGCGACAACGTGCGCCCGGCATTGCTCACCAGCAGCCATAAAAGGTCGAACTCGGCGCTGGTCAGTTCGATGCCGCTGTCGTACAGCCAGGCCTCGCGCAGGCTGTTGTCGACCCGCAGCGGACCGAACTGCAGCGCTTGCGGCGCCTGGGCAACAGCCTCGCTGCGACGCAACAGGGCGTTGATGCGGGCCAGCAGCAAGCGCGGGCGCACCGGCTTGCAGACATAGTCGTCGGCGCCCAGGTCCAGGCCCTGGACCTGATCAAGGTCGTCGCTGCGCGCGGTCAGCATCAGGATCGGCCCGGGGTATTGTTGGCGCACCTTGCGGCAAATACTCAGGCCGTCCTCGCCAGGCAGCATCAGGTCAAGGATCACCAGGTCCGGCTGCTCGGCAATGATCCGCGCCGCCGCCAGGGCACCATTGCCCTCCACATCCACGGCAAAACCATTGGCCTGCAGGTATTCACGGGTGAGGTCGGCCAGACGCTGGTCATCCTCGACAATCAATACCCGACTGCTCTGCTCCACGGCTCACCTCAACAGCGTGTTGTTATAAAGAGTGCCCACTTCACCGAAAGGCAACATTGGCTCCGGATACTACGTCGGGCACCGACGCCTGCCAACCGCCGTTACCAGCAGTAAAAAACCCGCAGAAAACCCGCTCGGACAAGCCGATTTTTTGTGGTAGGGTTCGCGCCCGCAAAATCTGCCTCAGGCCCTGCAACCTGCGAAAAAATCGGTGACGGGCGGTCATTCCGCGCTAAGACGCGGCCTACAAGGGGTTGAGTGAAATCACTCACAAAATACGCACAAGTTATCCACAGAGCCCGACCTTGCATTAGCCCCAAGACCGCATTATCTTGTATCCCAAGAGAAACAAAACACTATATCTTGGGGTTTCCTGAAAATCCCAAGCACAAGTGAAGCAAAGAACTCAAGCCCTCAACGGGTAGTTTTTTGCCGGAACTTTAGAAGAGATCAGCAGCCAAACCGCTCCAGCGCAGGCGTCCGCTGCAAGCCCCGTGAGGGTGTTGTTTCGGGTACGGGTGAAGCCATCGGCGCACTCGACAGCAACAGTCTTGAGCCGTGGACTCAAGACCTTTGACTTCGGCCAGGGAGCGGCAAGCATTTGCCCTAATTCCTGAACTGTCCCGAAGTGAGTATTCCCGCCCCGCGCGGCATGCCCGAACCTCTGGTTCGTGCGCGCCCTCGGGGTCGGTAGTTGAGCTTTCGGATGGAACGGTTGGCGCTCACAAAGCGCCTACACAAACTTAGAGAACGTGGAGACACCCATGCAAACCGACACAACTCGCGAGAACCCGCAGGCCGCGGCGCCGCAGGCCGCCGATTCGAACCAGGATCTGGCAGCCACCGCACCCGGCCAACTGCGCGTGATCAAGCGTAACGGCACTGTTGTCGCCTACACCGACGACAAGATCACCGTGGCCATCACCAAGGCGTTCCTCGCAGTTGAAGGCGGCACCGCTGCCGCCTCGTCGCGCATCCACGACACCGTTGCCCGCCTGACCGAACAGGTCACCGCGACCTTCAAGCGTCGCATGCCTTCGGGCGGCACCATCCACATCGAAGAAATCCAGGACCAGGTCGAACTGGCCCTGATGCGTGCCGGCGAGCAGAAAGTCGCCCGCGACTACGTGATCTACCGCGACCAGCGTGCCAAGGAGCGTGCCACCCGGGGCCACGCCGAAGACGCCAGCGTGCAGCCGCACCCAAGCATCCGCATCACCCTGGCCGACGGCAGCCTGGCGCCGCTGGACATGAACCGCCTGAACACCATCATCAGCGAAGCCTGCGAAGGCCTGGCCGAAGTCGATGGCGACCTGATCCAGCGCGAAACCCTGAAGAACCTCTACGACGGCGTGGCCATCAAGGACGTCAACACCGCCCTGGTGATGACCGCCCGCACCCTGGTCGAGCGTGAGCCGAACTACTCGTTCGTTACCGCCCGCCTGCTGATGGATACCCTGCGTGCCGAAGGCCTGGGCTTCCTCGAAGTCGCCGACAGCGCCACCCACCACGAAATGGCCGACCTGTACGCCAAGGCCCTGCCTGCCTACATCGCCAAGGGTGTCGAGTTCGAACTGCTCAACCCTGCCCTGGCCGACTTCGACCTGGACAAACTGGGCAAGGCGATCAATCACGAGCGCGACCAGCAATTCACCTACCTGGGCCTGCAGACCCTGTACGACCGTTACTTCATCCACAAGGATGGCGTGCGCTTCGAACTGCCTCAGGTGTTCTTCATGCGCGTGGCCATGGGCCTGGCGCTGGAAGAGAAAGACAAAGAAGCCCGTGCCATCGAGTTCTACAACCTGTTGTCGTCCTTCGACTACATGGCTTCGACCCCGACCCTGTTCAACGCCGGTACCCTGCGTCCACAGCTGTCGAGCTGCTACCTGACCACCGTGCCAGACGACCTGTCGGGCATCTACCACGCGATCCACGACAACGCCATGCTGTCGAAATTCGCCGGTGGCCTGGGCAACGACTGGACCCCTGTGCGTGCACTGGGCTCCTACATCAAGGGTACCAACGGCAAATCCCAGGGCGTCGTACCGTTCCTCAAAGTGGTCAACGACACCGCCGTCGCCGTTAACCAGGGTGGCAAGCGCAAGGGCGCTGTCTGTGCCTACCTGGAAACCTGGCACCTGGACATCGAAGAATTCATCGAACTGCGCAAGAACACCGGTGATGACCGTCGTCGTACCCACGACATGAACACCGCCAACTGGATCCCTGACCTGTTCATGAAGCGCGTCTTCGATGACGGCAAGTGGACCCTGTTCTCGCCGAACGAAGTACCTGATCTGCACGACCTGACCGGCAAGGCCTTCGAAGAGCGCTACGAGTACTACGAAGCCCTGACCGAGTACAACAAGATCAAGGTGTTCAAGACCATCCAGGCCAAAGACCTGTGGCGCAAGATGCTCTCGATGCTGTTCGAGACCGGCCACCCATGGCTGACCTTCAAGGATCCGTGCAACCTGCGCTCGCCGCAGCAGCACGTGGGTGTGGTCCACAGCTCGAACCTGTGCACCGAGATCACCCTGAACACCAACAAGGACGAGATCGCGGTCTGCAACCTGGGCTCGATCAACCTGCCGAACCACATTGTCGATGGCAAGCTGGATACCACCAAGCTGCAACGCACCGTCAACACCGCCGTGCGCATGCTCGACAACGTGATCGACATCAACTACTACTCGGTGCCGCAAGCGCGTAACTCGAACATCAAGCACCGTCCGGTCGGCCTGGGCATCATGGGCTTCCAGGA encodes:
- a CDS encoding Yip1 family protein, producing MIHHVVGLFTHPDQEWKEIRGEEESISHMYLTHTLILAAIPAVSAFIGTTQVGWVIGDRAPVMLTQESALWMTIMSYLAMLGGVAVMGAFIHWMARTYDANPSLARCIAFATYTATPLFVGGLAALYPHLWLGMIIGTAAVCYTVYLLYVGLPTFMNIPSDEGFLFSSSVLAVGLVVLVAIMAFTVIVWGLGVGPVYTS
- a CDS encoding SprT family zinc-dependent metalloprotease → MPELLKSRVETCYQQAESFFKRPFPRPEVSFKLRGQKAGVAHLHENLLRFNLQLYRENSEDFLKQTVPHEVAHLVAHQLFGERIQPHGEEWQLIMRGVYELPPHRCHNYAVKRRTVTRYIYRCPCAGSDFPFSAQRHSLVRQGRRYLCRRCRNTLVYSGETRVE
- a CDS encoding dicarboxylate/amino acid:cation symporter — protein: MTTRQPLYKSLYIQVLVAITIGILLGHYYPETGVALKPLGDGFVKLIKMVIAPIIFCTVVSGIAGMQNMKSVGKTGGYALLYFEIVSTIALIIGLVVVNVVKPGAGMHIDVSTLNASSVAAYAAAGAQQTTVGFLLNIIPNTVVGAFANGDILQVLMFSVIFGFALHRLGAYGKPLLDLIDRFAHVMFNIINMIMKLAPVGAFGAMAFTIGQYGVGSLVQLGQLMICFYVTCVLFILVVLGGIARAHGFSVLKLIRYIREELMIVLGTSSSESALPRMLTKMERLGAKKSVVGLVIPTGYSFNLDGTSIYLTMAAVFIAQATDTTMDITHQITLLLVLLVASKGAAGVTGSGFIVLAATLSAVGHLPVAGLALILGIDRFMSEARALTNLIGNAVATVVVAKWVKELDEDKLHSELASGGSPLVDTRPMDDLGVAEGPAR
- a CDS encoding ATP-binding protein; translated protein: MIRSLRLRLMLAAAVLALLFMLGLLPALQKAFSLALQESIEQRLASDITTLISAARIEDGNLQMPVLLPDEKFNLPDSRLLGYIYDRQGNLVWRSRATADENINYTPRYDGRGNEFARIRQDDGEEFFVYDVEVKLLGGKSAAFSIVALQPLREYQHTLDGLREKLYLGFGAALLALLVLLWAGLTWGLRSLRQMSRELDDVESGAREGLSGEHPRELLRLTDSLNRLLRSEREQRRRYRDSLGDLAHSLKTPLTVLQGVSESMAQRREDREQARVLQSQIERMSQQIDYQLQRASLRKSGLVRHQVQLRPLLDSLCSTLAKVYRDKHVHISVDVPEQALVPMEQGALLELLGNLLENAYRLCLSQVRVSLQASETQVVLSIEDDGPGVPPDQRERILQRGERLDRQNPGQGIGLAVVKDIIESYDASLTLDDSPLGGAAFRIRFEVERNT
- a CDS encoding response regulator, which codes for MKLLVVEDEALLRHHLFSRLTESGHVVEAVADAEEALYQAEQFNHDLAVIDLGLPGMSGLDLIRQLRGQGKSFPILILTARGNWQDKVEGLAAGADDYVVKPFQFEELEARLNALLRRSSGFTQSTIAAGPLVLDLNRKQASLDEQPVALTAYEYRILEYLMRHHQQVVAKDRLMEQLYPDDDERDPNVIEVLVGRLRRKLEGNNGFKPIDTVRGLGYLFTERCR
- a CDS encoding outer membrane protein — translated: MKKLNTLLLTVAFLGASAAAQAADTTFAGVTYGQTSDKIKKSGMLSSNTDHLNTDGIIRKDSTYGIRVGQMNDQGRYYLTYDNVSNDHSGLKVRQENLLGSYDMFYPMGSTTKLFGGASAGLTKMSMESSGYSRDTDTGYAIGLQAGVLQQVSDNASVELGYRYLRSNASTELSEHDGPKVGSLRLNSSAQTYLSANYAF
- a CDS encoding porin family protein — translated: MNGFNKLLIAMSVCGVSSLAQASDSTFVGLAYGKTGINIEKSSQLKSNLHNAQASSVNDGGGTWGLRIGQQNEVARYYATYEQTSGRRDGLKLSQQNLLGSYDAFLPVTPSTQLFGGVTMGVTKFTQRSPGYSRDSDTGYAIGAQVGVLQHVSTNMSMELGYRYLRSNASPEVVEYGTKLGSIQLNGSAQGYLAVNYAF